GATCGGCCAGCGGAGTGATAAAATGAAGGGCTACCAGAGATTATTGGCGCTAAAAGTTGCTAAGATAGGCTAACCATACGTCCTTGTTACTGCTAATTTTTAAAACCATGTATGCCTGAACTACCTGAGGTTGAAGCAACGGTTCGAAACCTTAAGGAGCACCTTGAGGGGCTAACCATTATGGAGGCCACGGTGCTGTGGGCGCGTACGGTCGCGCTTAACAAGCCTGGCAACTTTAAGCGTCAGATCGTTGGAGCAAAGATCGCAGAGGTTTTTCGCCGTGGAAAGTTTATCGGGATACGAACTACCTCAACGCCCCCATACTTTTTATATACCCACCTGAGGATGAGCGGCTCACTAGATATACATCCAGCCACTGTGCCCATTGCTCCGCACGATCGGGTCATCCTTTTTTTAAGTAACGGAAAGAGCCTCCGTTTTAATGACACTCGAAAGTTTGGTCGTATGTACCTGACAGCCTCGCCTGAAAAGGTGGTCGGTAAGTTAGGGGTAGAGCCGCTCAGCAATGAATTTACCCTAGAGATACTCACAGAGATGCTGCGGGCTAGAAAGGGTGCGATTAAGCCCCTACTTCTTAATCAGGGTCTGATCGTAGGGCTTGGAAATATCTACGTTGATGAATCTTTGTGGAAAGCTAAGATTCATCCAGAGACTCAAAGCTACCGCATCCCTTTAGATAAAATTGCGCCCCTTTATAATGCGATTAGAGAAACTCTCTCGCAGGCTATCTTACTGCAGGGCACTGATTTTGGTGATGGAGTTGTAGATAACGGAATGTATCGACCGATCGTATATGGACGAACTGGTAAGCCCTGCCAGCGCTGTGCCGCTACGATTAAGCGCTTGGTTGTTGGTCAGCGCGGCACCCATATCTGTCCAACTTGCCAATGCCTATCCAAGAAGAGGGCTAAGAAATAGTCTGACGGCGAAGGTTAGGACCGGGTACACGAGCACCGGGAAGAGCTGGTAGGCGATCAGGACCCCAAAGAGCGAGAAGGCTGGATTACGCACAACCTCAAGAAATTTAAGGAAGGTCTCTTCAGGTAAAAAGAGCCCGAGTACCGAGTATCCATCAAGTGGTGGTACAGGGATAAGATTAAACACCCCCAGGATAATGTTAAGGGTAAATAGAATACTGAGTAGCTGCGCAACTCCCTCAAGCATCCCGCCATCCGACGCAGAAACTAGCGCTGTTACTGAGAGCTCGAAATATCCACTGGAGAGTCCGATATACATCAAACAGGCAGCTACTATAGCCAGCAGAAAGTTAGCAATCGGGCCCGCTAGTGCCATCAACGCCGCGCGGCGTGGGTAACGGATCTGCCAGAATGGATCAAACGGAGCGCTGCCCCAACCGAACATGCTCCCACCCCCTGAGGCGAGCAGCGTTATAATGGGTATAACTATAAGGCCAAAAGGCTCCCGTTTAAGGTGTGGAATAGGATCGATAGTAACCTGACCCCCTGCGTATGCTGTTGGGTCGCCTCCCCACTTCGCTACAAGGGCGTGTGCGGCTTCATGGCATACGGTGCTAAATAGAAAAGCAACGTACCAGATCGGAGCAAGGGCTAGAAAATTTGATGACATGGGCACTAGTCTTAGCACCTTAGCTATATAGTAAGCACTAGAGCCTCTAGGTAATTTTTGCCTAGAGGCCCACAATTTAAATGGGTATCAATTGCCCCTTCAATAGTGTTAGCAAGCGCTTACTAGATTTAGCGTATATCCTACGATCCGAGAACGGATCTTGCTGATTACCTCTATTGCCATGTCTAACGAGGCGAAAGAGTTTCTATGAGTACACATGAAGAGCAAGAGAAGCGCTCAAAACTTGTTGACCAGATAGAAATAGAGGTAATCCGAGATCGAAAGAGCTCTGTTGAAGATGAGGACCAACCGGCCTACGCGGCAGCTAATCCATTGACCGCACTAGAGGAGCTCGTTGAGCGCCTAGAGGAGCTCGAGCAAGCACACGCCACAAACAGCACTGATTCAGCTTTAAACGCCGCAGAATCAAGCAAGTCGCTCTCTCAGATGCAACGCCATCTTGAGCAGTTTCAGCGACAAAGTATGGTACTTAAACGGCTGCTGCTTAAACTGCATTAGCCACCTAGTTCACCGACAGGACCAACAACAGGACCAACAACAGGACCAACAACAACTGCCCGTCGGCTTGTAAGCCTACGATCCCAGTCTAAGTTGTTATACTATCTGGTAAATGCCAGAATTTTTAGATCTGGCTCCCCGGGAGGGATTCGAACCCCCGACACGGTGGTTAACAGCCACCTGCTCTACCAACTGAGCTACCGGGGAACAGTTGCCTTAAGATAATTCCCTTACAGCCCCGTAAAGTCAACACAAGCAGTGGGTTAAACGGCTTAAAAACAGCCAAAAATATGCCGGTAGTCTTAGAAAACCTGCAACGTACTGCGTGCTGCAAAGGCCCGTGAGAGGGTTACATCATCGGCGTACTCAAGCTCTCCCCCCTTCGGAATTCCCTGCGCGGGGCGGGTAGCTTTAATCCCCACCTCTGCCAGCAACCGACCTACATAGAGCGCCGTTGCGTCCCCCTCAACAGTGGCACTTGTAGCGATGATAACCTCTTTAACTGGCTCAATAGAGAGTCGCGCCATCAACTCCTTTAACTTCAGGTTCTCTGGCCCCTGTCCACGCAGCGGCGCCCACAGGCCATGTAGAATGTGGTAGACCCCCTTAAACTCCCCTCCCCGTTCGATAGCGACCAGATCGACAGGCTTTTCAACAAGGCAGAGGATCGTGCCATCTCGTGATTGATTCCTACAGAGCGAGCAGAACGGCTCTTCGCTTAGAAAGAAACAGCGCTGGCAAAGTTGCACCTGCGCAGCCGCACCCTGCAACGCAACTCCAAGAGTACGCGCGAGCTCTCTGTCGTTGGCAACCAGGTGATAGGCCAGGCGTGTTGCGGTCTTCTCACCGATTGAGGGGAGCTTTGAAAGCTCCCTGATTAACCGTTGTAGAGCAGGAGGAAATGCCAGCATTGGTCCTTATAAGTAAACTGTAGTAGACCCTAAAAAAGCCCAGGTACACCGACACCGCCGGTCACACTAGAGAGCTTTTGATCAAAATTACTCTTAATCTTGGCAAGCGCATCGTTTGTGGCCGCTCGTATCATATCCTGCAGCAGCTCAACATCGCTAGGATCAACCGCTTCTGCTTTAATCTCAACGGTCAGAATCTCGTATTTGCCGTTTACTTTGCACTTAACTGCGCCGCCGCCTGCGCTTCCCTCAGCCTCAAAGGCCTCAGCCTCAACCTGCGCCTTCTGCATATCCTTTTGCATGCGCTGCGCCTGTTGCATCAGGCCCTGTATATTACCACCCGGAACTCCGTTAAACCCCTTCGCCATACATCACCTCACTAACGATATCTATAAAATTAGCTCTTTGTTCGTACCTGCTCTACCTTGCTGCCGGGAAATATCTTCTGCAAGCTCTGAAGCGCTGGGTGCGACTGGATCTCCTCGCTTTCCGCTCTGACCTTGGATTTGGTCTCCTGCACTACGCTATCAGCCGCCCCCTGACCCTTAATAAATGTAATCTTCCAGTTAGGGGTTCCCGCCATTTCTTTGCGATGCAAAAATTCATTAAGAAGATCGGAGAACTTTCGCTTCTCGCGATTAATCGTATTTATATTAAACTCTGGGCCGGTTCCCTCGATCACTCCAGGTTCAAATCTCGTCACACGAACTCGCTTTAGGTTCTCAATAAAGAGCTTATTTGAACCGACCCCAGCGCTCCTTAGGAACTCATCCCATTGCAGTACAATTGCTATACTAGGTAGCTGCCGCGCTGGTGCTGCGCCAGATACCTGCAAATCTGGCGCGGCAGCGGCATTTTGCAACACTGGCGCTGCCGTAGGTGCTTGCAACGCAGTGACAGCAGGCTTATTTGAATCGCCTCCCACAACCTCGCTCACCGCCGTAGCTCTTAAACTTGAGCCGTTCTTAGCAGGTTCACTATTCCTTACTGGCTCAATTGCGCTTGTTATCTGAGCGATTATCTCGCCAATCTCAGCAACCGGCTGGCGTGTTGCCATGCGCACCACTAGCGCCTCAAAGCTATAGCGGGTATGCGCCGAGCGCATGCAACGATCTGAGCCCTCACGCGCTAAATCCCAGAGGTCCTGTATATCGACCGCCTCAAGTGGAGAGACGAGCCGCAAAAGCTCCACTATCGAATCCTGCCCAAGGCCCATTATCAGAAGCCTTGATTCACCACCAAGTTTCGCCACGAATAGCTCACGCCAATAGTTAACGAACTCTCGCAGCAACGTTGTTGGATCTATACCTGTGGCAAAAAGCTCTGAAACCTGTGCGAGCACCTGAGAAACTTCGCGTTTAAGGATACTCTGAGTAAGATCTGTTAGCGCTCGTCGTTCCACCGTCCCAAGCGCACGGCTCGTATCTTGCGCCGTTATTGGGCCGCTACAGAAGCTCTGCACACGATCCAGTAAGGTCTGCGCATCGCGCATGGAGCCATCAGAGAGGCGCGCGATTAAGCGCAGCGATTCTGGATCGGCCAAGATACCCTCTTCTCTACAGACCTGCGCCAAACGATCCTCGATCACTTGTACACTGAGCGCACGAAAATCGTGTCGTTGGCAGCGTGATATCACGGTGTCAGGAATCTTATGAACTTCGGTTGTGGCGAGGATAAAGACCGTATTTGGAGGTGGCTCCTCAAGGCTTTTGAGGAGCGCGTTAAAGGCCGAGATGCTCAACATGTGCACCTCGTCGATGATATACACCTTGTAGCGATAGCCTGGTGGCGGAAGTGCCTTAAAGGAGTCCATCAGATCGCGCACGTTATCGACGCTGTTATGCGAGGCTCCGTCGATCTCTCTCACGGCCATGCTCGTACCGGCGGTGATCTCTTTACAGCTTTGACATTCAAGACACGGCTCGGCTGAACTGCTTGCCTGACAGTTAATAGCCTTTGAAAGGATGCGCGCAACCGAGGTCTTTCCAACCCCTCGTGGGCCGGTCAGGAGGTATGCATGTACGACCTTTTCGCGCTGAATGGCGTTGGAGAGGGTGCGGGTGACGTGCTCCTGACCACTAACTGAACTAAACCCTACTGGGCGATATTTTCTCGCAAGAACTAAGTATGACACGGCCTATATCCACATAAAAACATGGGCGCTGAGTACGCCAAACGATTTTATACCGCACAGAGCGACTCCCTGCCTATATAATAAATGCTGCGTAACTAGTCAGCATATTCCAGAAATATTCGCATACGGTAATACCACTCAATAGCCCCTAAGGGGCCGATTTGCGGAGCCCGTCCAGCAGCGCAAGCTGCTGGCGCAGCAATGCGGTGGGGGTGAAAACATTAACTGGTCACAAAATCTGTCGTCCCCGATCAGGGGACGCCCAATCGAATTACCTATGAAACTTCGCCGTAATCTGAGTAGCTTGAATCGCGACATTAAACTACTGTGACCAGTTACACGACCGTTATAAATCTCGCTCTACCTTGAAAGCACCACGTTCATGACAGATCCAATCCATCGGTACATCGTGCGCATCGGTAGGAGTATCGTGAACAACCTGCATTGACCAACAGATCCCTATTTTAGAAGCCTCTCGCACTTTTCCCAGAGCGGTCATAGGCCAGTCCTGGAACCATAACCGCCACATCCTCTGAGTACTCGGGCTTAAATATCTCCCCTGATCCTAGAGGTGGCTCAAGAATTCCCTTAGCCCCAGGCACCAACTTAGCACCCCAATCTTCGCCTATCTGAACAAAGGACATGCGCCCCTCATACTGCTCAACCCTTGGCAGGTACACCTTGCGCTCACTCTTTAGCATCTCTGTGATAAATGGGGCGAGGTCGACCTCGCCAGGGAAACAGGGTACCCAACACAAAATATGTTGAACCGGAACAGAGAGCTGGCCCGTAACAAGCGTTACAAGCTGCGCACATAACTCGTTGTACGCAACCTCCGCCCATCTCTTATCAAGATTGGCGAGCATTAGGCGCATCTCCCTACGCATCTCTTTTTTTCGTTGCTGTCCCATCGTATTATTGGCTATTTGGGGAATAAGCTCCCTACATGGTATAATCAATGAAGGTTCTCTGGCATCTTAATCTTACATGATTGGGCCAGGTAGTGCGAGCGTTCCTTGAGGGGCTAGGGAGCTCTTGGGTCACTCGGATGCTGTTTTTAGGTTTTTATCGTTTTAGATCTGATAGGTACGCGCATGCGAGTTACTAAAGCTCGTTCCAAATCGCTGTTCTTACCCCATGTTTATGCTCTTTCTATTTTGCTTATTTTTATAAGCATGTTCTGTGCCCAGGCAGATTCCAACGATACCGTTCAGATCTCTCCCAGCACGGTATCCCTTGCTCCCTCAAGGATCTCCTGTTCGATGTTTGACCACTTTGACATTGAGCTATCTTCAGCTAAGTCCCCTCCTGTCAGTCTTACTCTTAACAGCAAAGGGAGTGTTGCTGAACTTTTTAATGAGATACTGAGATCGTATCAAATTCGCGGAATGCCTATCGCTGCGCGACTAAAGATTGAAAACTCCTCTCAGGTGAACGCCTTTGTACTGCGGGAAAGTGAGATAGTTGTTACAACTCATCTGCTCTATACAGTACTGGATAGATCTGAGCTGGCCTTCATCTTCGCGCACGAGATGGCACATATAGCTCTCCATCACAGTCACGGCTCTGGAGTGCGCGAAGAGATTGCAGCCGATCGTCTTGCGCTATTCATGTCGACCCGTCTGGGGTTTAATCCCTGCGCTGGCGCAGCCGTCCTGAATCGCCTTGCAACCCCCCTGCTGGCATCCCTGGTTAGCATCTCACCCCGCTTGCAAGCTCTGCACGAAAACGCCCAAAAAAGCTGCGGATAAGAGGGGTAACAGCTACTTATATAAGCCCTTAAGAGCTGTATTAAAGCTGCCGATACTATGGATAGGGCGAAAGGGCTGCTGCAACGCTCTGCCGTAAGTATGCTGAGTCCCACACGAATAATGCCAAGTTTAGTATGAAAGAACGCGCCGTTGAAATGAGCCCTCTTGAAAGAGCGGCTCAACGTATCCTGGTGGTCGAGCCAGATGCGCTCGACCGTAACCACCTACGCACCACCCTCAAGGCGCTCGGCTTTGGGACGGTTACCGACGCGCCCTCGCACCATGCCTCGCTTGAAAAATTCGATGGTCGCAGATTTACCCATGTTGTTTTTGACGCCAAAAAATCGAACTATCCGATGAAGGAGTGGTTGATGCAGATACTAGAGATCGATCCACGCATCATCGCCATACCAGCTTCCGCCAATCCAAGCGTTGACGATGTGTTTGACCTACTCGTACTAGGTGCCAGGGGCTATCTGGTAAAACCGTTCGCTTTTGACAGCGTTGAGCAAGCGGTCCTCATGGCGACCAAGGGCGAGCCGATCGCCGAGGCGATTCTACAAGCTAAAGATCGTAACGAGGTACTCGTTGCAATCATGCTTTCGAGCCTCGACCGGCTGGCGATCACATACAGACAGTCGCTACAATTCGAAACTGCCACTCGCGAGCTCCCACGTGCTATGTCGGCGTTAAGACGGGCCTCGGACCTAGCGCACACCTTTGCCAAAGGGGGAGAGGATGCTCTGATTGAGGCCCTGGAGCGCTTCTCTATCGCCAAAAGCCATGGGCCGGCCTCACGGCTAGGCCGACTAAGAAAACGTCTCTCTCATGGAAGAAGTAGCGATGAGGTGGTTACGAAATAATCCAACCATTAGAGATCTTCAAAGGGTCTAAAGCTCCCTTTGAAACCAGCATGTATTATGTGCTATAACTACTTTGATATTAGGCAAGCGCTATGAATAAAGTTCTGGTACGATATAGCATACTCAATAGCCTGTTGATAATGGTGGCGGCTATTTGCTGTGGCTCCCTTTCAGCACCAAGCTCATTCGCAGAGACCCTCCGCGATGTTCAGAGCTCCAGCGCGATGGAGAAGGTAACTGCTGCTACCATGCGCGGCAGCCGGTCTAGTAG
The DNA window shown above is from Pseudomonadota bacterium and carries:
- a CDS encoding site-2 protease family protein, with translation MSSNFLALAPIWYVAFLFSTVCHEAAHALVAKWGGDPTAYAGGQVTIDPIPHLKREPFGLIVIPIITLLASGGGSMFGWGSAPFDPFWQIRYPRRAALMALAGPIANFLLAIVAACLMYIGLSSGYFELSVTALVSASDGGMLEGVAQLLSILFTLNIILGVFNLIPVPPLDGYSVLGLFLPEETFLKFLEVVRNPAFSLFGVLIAYQLFPVLVYPVLTFAVRLFLSPLLG
- the mutM gene encoding bifunctional DNA-formamidopyrimidine glycosylase/DNA-(apurinic or apyrimidinic site) lyase codes for the protein MPELPEVEATVRNLKEHLEGLTIMEATVLWARTVALNKPGNFKRQIVGAKIAEVFRRGKFIGIRTTSTPPYFLYTHLRMSGSLDIHPATVPIAPHDRVILFLSNGKSLRFNDTRKFGRMYLTASPEKVVGKLGVEPLSNEFTLEILTEMLRARKGAIKPLLLNQGLIVGLGNIYVDESLWKAKIHPETQSYRIPLDKIAPLYNAIRETLSQAILLQGTDFGDGVVDNGMYRPIVYGRTGKPCQRCAATIKRLVVGQRGTHICPTCQCLSKKRAKK
- a CDS encoding M48 family metalloprotease codes for the protein MFCAQADSNDTVQISPSTVSLAPSRISCSMFDHFDIELSSAKSPPVSLTLNSKGSVAELFNEILRSYQIRGMPIAARLKIENSSQVNAFVLRESEIVVTTHLLYTVLDRSELAFIFAHEMAHIALHHSHGSGVREEIAADRLALFMSTRLGFNPCAGAAVLNRLATPLLASLVSISPRLQALHENAQKSCG
- a CDS encoding YbaB/EbfC family nucleoid-associated protein; translated protein: MAKGFNGVPGGNIQGLMQQAQRMQKDMQKAQVEAEAFEAEGSAGGGAVKCKVNGKYEILTVEIKAEAVDPSDVELLQDMIRAATNDALAKIKSNFDQKLSSVTGGVGVPGLF
- the dnaX gene encoding DNA polymerase III subunit gamma/tau; amino-acid sequence: MSYLVLARKYRPVGFSSVSGQEHVTRTLSNAIQREKVVHAYLLTGPRGVGKTSVARILSKAINCQASSSAEPCLECQSCKEITAGTSMAVREIDGASHNSVDNVRDLMDSFKALPPPGYRYKVYIIDEVHMLSISAFNALLKSLEEPPPNTVFILATTEVHKIPDTVISRCQRHDFRALSVQVIEDRLAQVCREEGILADPESLRLIARLSDGSMRDAQTLLDRVQSFCSGPITAQDTSRALGTVERRALTDLTQSILKREVSQVLAQVSELFATGIDPTTLLREFVNYWRELFVAKLGGESRLLIMGLGQDSIVELLRLVSPLEAVDIQDLWDLAREGSDRCMRSAHTRYSFEALVVRMATRQPVAEIGEIIAQITSAIEPVRNSEPAKNGSSLRATAVSEVVGGDSNKPAVTALQAPTAAPVLQNAAAAPDLQVSGAAPARQLPSIAIVLQWDEFLRSAGVGSNKLFIENLKRVRVTRFEPGVIEGTGPEFNINTINREKRKFSDLLNEFLHRKEMAGTPNWKITFIKGQGAADSVVQETKSKVRAESEEIQSHPALQSLQKIFPGSKVEQVRTKS
- a CDS encoding response regulator: MKERAVEMSPLERAAQRILVVEPDALDRNHLRTTLKALGFGTVTDAPSHHASLEKFDGRRFTHVVFDAKKSNYPMKEWLMQILEIDPRIIAIPASANPSVDDVFDLLVLGARGYLVKPFAFDSVEQAVLMATKGEPIAEAILQAKDRNEVLVAIMLSSLDRLAITYRQSLQFETATRELPRAMSALRRASDLAHTFAKGGEDALIEALERFSIAKSHGPASRLGRLRKRLSHGRSSDEVVTK
- the recR gene encoding recombination mediator RecR, which translates into the protein MLAFPPALQRLIRELSKLPSIGEKTATRLAYHLVANDRELARTLGVALQGAAAQVQLCQRCFFLSEEPFCSLCRNQSRDGTILCLVEKPVDLVAIERGGEFKGVYHILHGLWAPLRGQGPENLKLKELMARLSIEPVKEVIIATSATVEGDATALYVGRLLAEVGIKATRPAQGIPKGGELEYADDVTLSRAFAARSTLQVF